In one window of Blastopirellula marina DNA:
- the ppdK gene encoding pyruvate, phosphate dikinase encodes MAKKAAAKKSKSSKMVYYFGKTKTEGKGVGKDLLGGKGLNLAEMTSIGLPVPPGITITTQVCADYYKGGKKLPKGLMDEVHEGISTLEKELKKTFGDNKNPLLVSVRSGAAVSMPGMMNTILNLGLNDESVVGLANATNNERFAYDAYRRLIDMFGDVVMEVDRDHFEHAFSAIKKKYNATLDNEVPAAGLIELCNEYKAIYQKYTGEAFPQDPMKQLELAVEAVFKSWNTTRAVRYREVEGIRGLLGTAVNVQSMAYGNMGQDSGTGVAFTRNPSTGENKFYGEFLIDAQGEDVVAGIRTPQPVAEMSKWNRAVYKQLLEIKDTLETHYKDVQDIEFTIEKGELFMLQTRNGKRTGAAAVKIACDMVKEGLIDEQTALLRIPANDLTQLLLPSFTTESKSKANVLTRGLPASPGAAVGVLAFTAEEAVERTHNGEKVILCRKETSPEDIDGMHSAVGILTSTGGMTSHAAVVARGWGRCCVAGAGEIEIDEKGRKIKVAGKTFKHSDTISIDGSTGEVMEGTVETSEPKLSGDFAKVMKWADQYRTLGVRTNADAPADSQRARDFGAEGIGLCRTEHMFFEEDRIIIMREMILAESEADRRAALAKLLPFQREDFVGIFTAMKNLPVTVRLLDPPLHEFLPHEAKSQKEIAEILGISPAKVKSRVAQLHESNPMLGHRGCRLSVTYPEILEMQVTAIVEAAIECKKKRVNAMPEIMIPLVGTAAELQVLRAKAEETIEKVKSESGYNGELDILIGTMIEIPRAALTANEVAEYAEFFSFGTNDLTQMTFGYSRDDVNTFLPDYTRLEILPSDPFQTLDATGVGQLVEMGVAKGRKARKDLKCGICGEHGGDPASIDFCHNVGLDYVSCSPFRVPIARLAAAQAAIRAAK; translated from the coding sequence ATGGCCAAGAAAGCGGCAGCTAAGAAATCCAAATCCTCGAAGATGGTTTACTACTTCGGCAAAACCAAGACCGAAGGTAAGGGAGTCGGTAAGGATCTGCTCGGCGGTAAAGGTTTGAACCTGGCAGAGATGACCAGCATCGGCCTGCCAGTCCCTCCAGGCATCACCATCACCACCCAAGTCTGTGCGGACTACTACAAGGGTGGAAAGAAGCTGCCGAAGGGCCTGATGGACGAAGTTCACGAAGGCATCTCGACGCTGGAAAAAGAACTGAAGAAGACCTTCGGCGACAATAAAAACCCACTGCTGGTTTCGGTTCGCTCAGGTGCTGCCGTTTCGATGCCCGGTATGATGAACACGATTCTCAACCTGGGTCTGAACGACGAATCGGTTGTTGGACTGGCCAATGCCACGAACAACGAACGTTTCGCTTACGACGCATACCGCCGCTTGATCGACATGTTTGGCGACGTCGTGATGGAAGTGGATCGCGATCACTTCGAGCACGCTTTCTCGGCAATCAAGAAGAAGTACAACGCGACCCTGGACAACGAAGTGCCAGCCGCTGGGTTGATCGAACTGTGCAACGAGTACAAGGCCATCTACCAGAAGTACACCGGCGAAGCCTTCCCTCAAGATCCAATGAAGCAATTGGAATTGGCGGTTGAAGCTGTGTTCAAGTCTTGGAACACCACGCGTGCCGTCCGTTATCGCGAAGTGGAAGGCATCCGTGGTCTGCTCGGTACGGCGGTCAATGTTCAATCGATGGCCTACGGCAACATGGGCCAAGATAGTGGTACCGGTGTGGCATTCACCCGTAACCCATCGACCGGCGAAAACAAGTTCTACGGCGAGTTCCTGATCGACGCTCAGGGCGAAGACGTTGTGGCTGGTATTCGTACCCCACAGCCAGTCGCTGAAATGAGCAAGTGGAATCGTGCCGTCTACAAGCAATTGCTTGAAATCAAAGATACCCTGGAAACCCACTACAAAGACGTCCAGGACATCGAGTTCACCATCGAAAAGGGCGAGCTGTTCATGCTGCAGACTCGTAACGGTAAGCGAACCGGTGCGGCTGCTGTGAAGATCGCATGCGATATGGTGAAGGAAGGCTTGATCGACGAGCAAACTGCTTTGCTCCGTATTCCAGCAAACGACCTGACCCAGTTGCTGTTGCCAAGCTTCACCACGGAGTCGAAGTCGAAGGCCAACGTCCTGACCCGCGGCTTGCCAGCCTCGCCAGGTGCGGCAGTTGGTGTTCTCGCTTTCACCGCCGAAGAAGCGGTTGAACGCACCCACAACGGCGAGAAGGTCATTCTCTGCCGTAAGGAAACCAGCCCCGAAGACATCGATGGTATGCACTCGGCCGTTGGTATTCTGACCTCGACCGGTGGTATGACCAGTCACGCTGCCGTGGTCGCACGTGGTTGGGGACGCTGCTGTGTGGCCGGTGCTGGCGAAATCGAAATCGACGAAAAGGGTCGTAAGATCAAAGTCGCCGGTAAGACGTTCAAGCACAGCGACACCATCTCGATCGACGGTTCGACCGGCGAAGTGATGGAAGGTACCGTTGAAACCAGCGAACCAAAGCTTTCCGGTGACTTTGCGAAGGTCATGAAGTGGGCCGATCAGTACCGCACCTTGGGTGTTCGCACCAATGCCGATGCACCTGCCGACTCGCAGCGTGCTCGTGACTTCGGTGCCGAAGGGATTGGCCTTTGCCGTACCGAGCACATGTTCTTCGAAGAAGACCGCATCATCATCATGCGGGAAATGATTCTGGCTGAATCGGAAGCCGACCGTCGTGCGGCATTGGCGAAGCTGCTGCCGTTCCAGCGAGAAGACTTCGTCGGCATTTTCACCGCCATGAAGAACCTGCCGGTTACCGTTCGTCTGTTGGATCCACCACTGCACGAATTCCTTCCTCACGAAGCCAAGTCGCAGAAAGAAATCGCCGAGATCCTCGGTATCAGCCCTGCGAAGGTCAAGTCGCGTGTTGCTCAACTGCACGAGTCAAACCCAATGCTCGGCCATCGTGGTTGCCGCTTGAGCGTGACCTACCCAGAAATCCTGGAAATGCAGGTCACCGCGATTGTCGAAGCCGCAATCGAATGCAAGAAGAAGCGTGTTAACGCGATGCCGGAAATCATGATTCCGCTCGTTGGAACCGCGGCTGAGTTGCAAGTCCTGCGAGCCAAGGCCGAAGAAACCATCGAAAAGGTCAAGTCGGAATCAGGCTATAACGGCGAACTCGACATTCTCATCGGTACGATGATCGAAATCCCACGGGCCGCTTTGACCGCAAATGAAGTCGCCGAATACGCCGAGTTCTTCAGCTTCGGTACGAACGACCTCACGCAGATGACCTTTGGTTACAGCCGTGACGATGTCAACACGTTCCTGCCAGACTACACCCGCCTGGAAATCCTACCATCCGATCCGTTCCAAACTTTGGACGCGACCGGTGTCGGCCAGTTGGTCGAAATGGGCGTTGCCAAGGGTCGTAAGGCTCGCAAGGATCTGAAATGCGGTATCTGTGGCGAACATGGTGGTGACCCTGCTTCGATCGATTTCTGCCACAACGTTGGTCTGGACTACGTGAGCTGCTCGCCATTCCGCGTGCCGATCGCTCGCTTGGCCGCTGCTCAAGCCGCAATCCGCGCTGCGAAGTAA
- the pyrH gene encoding UMP kinase translates to MTDSTAPKYKRIILKLSGESFSRAGERGIAMDEVVSISKQISQAAELGCQIAVVIGGGNILRGGQFKNESASIQEATAHYMGMLATVINGLALQDALESLGMQTRLMTAIHMHGVAEPYIRRKASRHLEKGRVVILAAGTGSPFVTTDTAAAQRALELEADILMKATRVDGVYSDDPEKNPHAVFYRTLGFEQVVKENLRVMDSTAISQCREHGMPILVFNFKINGNIQKAVLGDQVGTLISPDR, encoded by the coding sequence ATGACTGATAGCACCGCGCCGAAGTACAAGCGAATCATCCTCAAACTCTCTGGCGAAAGCTTCTCGCGTGCCGGTGAGCGTGGCATCGCAATGGACGAGGTCGTCAGCATTTCCAAGCAAATCAGTCAAGCAGCAGAATTGGGCTGCCAGATTGCTGTGGTGATCGGTGGCGGTAATATCTTGCGGGGCGGTCAATTCAAGAACGAGAGCGCCTCGATCCAAGAAGCCACAGCTCATTACATGGGCATGTTGGCCACCGTGATCAACGGCCTGGCACTGCAAGACGCGCTGGAAAGTCTCGGCATGCAGACCCGCCTGATGACGGCGATTCACATGCATGGTGTGGCCGAACCCTATATCCGTCGCAAGGCGAGCCGACACTTGGAAAAGGGGCGCGTTGTTATTCTCGCTGCCGGAACAGGTAGCCCATTCGTGACGACCGATACGGCCGCCGCGCAACGAGCACTCGAGCTTGAAGCCGATATCTTGATGAAGGCCACGCGTGTCGATGGCGTCTACAGCGACGATCCCGAAAAGAACCCTCACGCCGTCTTCTACCGCACACTTGGCTTTGAACAAGTCGTCAAAGAAAACCTACGCGTCATGGATTCGACGGCAATCAGCCAATGCCGTGAGCATGGAATGCCGATTCTCGTTTTCAACTTCAAGATCAACGGCAATATCCAAAAGGCTGTTCTGGGCGACCAAGTCGGCACGTTAATCTCGCCAGATCGATAG
- a CDS encoding PH domain-containing protein, with translation MPTQRFPAKVDFAVAMLLSSMATIFIGIGLASMLLANASVFGGVMLILTAAMLLWIWRGTFYQITDKYVVMRSGPIRWRIPLRKITEARITANGWLLVGGSYLRLALSADAIMIRYQGKWFGLIEPAALISPEDREAFLHRLVEGCPDLELTADGKVMRRPSAQ, from the coding sequence ATGCCAACTCAAAGATTTCCGGCCAAGGTCGATTTCGCAGTCGCGATGCTACTTAGCAGCATGGCCACGATCTTCATTGGCATCGGTCTAGCATCAATGCTCCTCGCCAATGCATCCGTTTTTGGTGGCGTCATGTTGATACTCACCGCCGCCATGCTGTTGTGGATCTGGCGGGGAACTTTCTACCAAATCACTGACAAGTACGTCGTGATGCGATCAGGCCCAATTCGCTGGCGAATTCCCCTTCGCAAGATTACCGAGGCCCGAATAACGGCTAACGGGTGGCTTCTCGTTGGTGGCAGCTATCTTCGGCTTGCACTCTCTGCCGACGCAATCATGATTCGATATCAAGGGAAGTGGTTCGGCTTGATCGAGCCAGCCGCGTTGATTTCGCCAGAGGATCGAGAAGCTTTCCTACATCGACTCGTCGAGGGGTGCCCCGATTTGGAACTCACGGCCGATGGAAAGGTGATGCGGCGCCCGTCGGCACAATAG
- a CDS encoding aminotransferase class I/II-fold pyridoxal phosphate-dependent enzyme has protein sequence MSDSPNPTDDQQDPPFEVQFAQRVYRLPPYMFGRINALLYEKRVAGNDVIDMGMGNPSDPPADYVMEKMCEAVQDVRNHGYSKSNGIRNLRREVASKYLKKYGVRLDPEHEVMVCLGSKEGFSHMCLAMMGPGDTAIVPAPYFPVHTYAVALASGNVISLDVANSEKFLSNIAYTCEHLYPKPKLLIICYPHNPSTVTVEPEFFVDVVKIAKKYGLMVISDFAYADVAFDGYKPPSFLSAPGASDVGVEFTTMSKGYNMAGWRVGYCAGNREMIRGLGTIKGYYDYGMFQAIQIASIIALREGDAAVEAQSMIYQTRRDALVDGLHRLGWDVTPPRAGMFVWAKIPDQWLKRMNTMDFAMMLLEKGDVAVSPGSGFGPSGEGYLRMSLVENENRLRQAVRQIKGCLKEAEAVMA, from the coding sequence ATGTCCGATTCGCCCAATCCGACCGACGACCAACAGGATCCTCCATTTGAGGTGCAATTCGCGCAGCGGGTTTACCGTTTGCCGCCTTACATGTTCGGGCGAATCAACGCATTGTTGTACGAGAAGCGAGTCGCCGGCAACGATGTTATTGACATGGGCATGGGCAACCCATCGGACCCCCCGGCCGATTATGTCATGGAAAAGATGTGCGAAGCCGTGCAGGACGTTCGCAACCATGGATATAGCAAGTCCAATGGGATTCGCAACTTACGTCGCGAAGTAGCTTCCAAGTACCTGAAAAAGTATGGTGTGCGACTCGACCCGGAACACGAGGTCATGGTCTGCCTCGGCTCGAAGGAAGGGTTCTCGCACATGTGCCTGGCCATGATGGGCCCTGGCGACACGGCGATTGTCCCTGCTCCTTACTTCCCAGTTCATACCTACGCCGTGGCCTTGGCTTCCGGCAACGTGATTTCGCTAGACGTCGCCAATAGCGAGAAATTCCTCTCCAACATCGCTTACACCTGCGAGCATCTGTATCCCAAGCCAAAGCTGCTGATCATTTGCTACCCGCACAATCCGTCGACCGTCACCGTCGAGCCGGAATTCTTTGTCGATGTGGTCAAAATTGCCAAGAAATATGGCCTGATGGTGATCAGTGACTTCGCCTACGCGGACGTCGCGTTCGATGGCTACAAACCACCTAGCTTCCTGTCCGCTCCGGGTGCCAGCGACGTTGGTGTCGAATTCACCACGATGAGCAAGGGTTACAACATGGCCGGTTGGCGTGTTGGCTACTGTGCTGGTAACCGGGAAATGATCCGTGGGCTGGGTACCATCAAGGGTTACTACGACTACGGAATGTTCCAGGCCATACAGATCGCGTCGATTATCGCCCTTCGCGAGGGAGACGCAGCGGTGGAAGCCCAGAGCATGATTTACCAGACCCGCCGCGATGCCCTAGTCGATGGCTTGCACCGACTTGGCTGGGACGTAACTCCTCCACGAGCTGGCATGTTTGTGTGGGCCAAGATCCCCGACCAATGGCTAAAGCGAATGAATACCATGGACTTCGCCATGATGCTGCTCGAGAAAGGTGACGTTGCCGTCAGCCCAGGCAGCGGGTTTGGTCCTAGTGGTGAAGGTTATCTCCGCATGAGCTTGGTCGAGAACGAGAATCGACTTCGCCAGGCCGTTCGCCAGATCAAAGGCTGCCTAAAGGAAGCGGAAGCGGTCATGGCTTAG
- a CDS encoding OsmC family protein — MAEYTARIIWERDEEPFLDKKYSRRHEWHFDGGAVVVASSSPNTIPVPMSDPFGVDPEEAFVASISSCHMLWFLALAAKHKFCVDRYHDAPFGQMSKNAEGKTSVTKVTLRPKVDFCGDVQPSHQQIQDLHHEAHDLCFIANSVKSEVVVEPVF, encoded by the coding sequence ATGGCGGAATACACGGCTCGGATCATCTGGGAGCGGGACGAAGAACCGTTTCTGGATAAGAAGTATAGTCGCCGACACGAGTGGCACTTCGACGGTGGAGCGGTGGTGGTGGCATCGTCGTCGCCAAATACAATCCCAGTCCCGATGTCGGATCCTTTCGGAGTTGATCCCGAAGAAGCGTTCGTGGCCTCGATCTCGAGCTGTCACATGTTGTGGTTTCTCGCGTTGGCCGCCAAACATAAGTTTTGTGTCGATCGCTACCACGACGCCCCGTTTGGCCAAATGAGTAAGAATGCCGAGGGGAAGACATCGGTCACTAAGGTAACTTTGCGTCCCAAGGTCGATTTCTGCGGTGACGTGCAGCCGAGCCACCAGCAGATTCAAGATCTCCATCACGAAGCTCACGATCTCTGCTTTATTGCGAATTCGGTGAAGAGCGAGGTCGTGGTCGAGCCCGTCTTTTAG
- a CDS encoding CPBP family intramembrane glutamic endopeptidase: MFDDQDDYDFEDPYGGNEMTARERAEGFILKAVLFESALAFVAVGIGALIGVAPWISSSWDTGGVVPILTSLGLGALGTIPLLIAFMAMQYSSFSSLDDLQEYMDRYIAPLFREATIFELGLVSLAAGLGEEALFRGVIQTFLQQLMGSGAGPVVPIALTSLLFGVVHYMTKEYFIIASIMGAYLGIWFWWTGDIIVPIVIHALYDWFALVYMRQTSPEVAAKSEED; encoded by the coding sequence GTGTTTGACGACCAAGACGACTACGATTTTGAAGACCCGTACGGCGGCAACGAGATGACGGCCCGCGAACGAGCCGAAGGTTTCATTCTCAAGGCAGTTCTCTTTGAGTCGGCTCTGGCATTCGTGGCGGTCGGGATTGGTGCGCTGATTGGGGTGGCCCCGTGGATAAGCTCGAGCTGGGATACCGGAGGTGTCGTGCCGATCCTAACCTCGCTCGGCTTAGGTGCACTTGGGACGATTCCGTTACTAATTGCCTTCATGGCGATGCAGTATTCGTCGTTTAGCTCGCTGGACGATCTGCAAGAATACATGGATCGTTACATTGCTCCCCTCTTCCGCGAGGCGACGATCTTCGAGCTTGGGTTGGTAAGCCTGGCAGCTGGGCTGGGAGAGGAAGCCTTATTCCGCGGCGTGATCCAGACGTTCCTGCAGCAGCTCATGGGAAGCGGGGCAGGGCCGGTAGTGCCAATTGCTTTGACCAGCTTGCTGTTTGGCGTGGTGCACTACATGACGAAGGAGTACTTCATCATCGCTTCAATCATGGGAGCGTACCTCGGCATCTGGTTCTGGTGGACGGGGGATATTATCGTCCCGATCGTCATCCACGCACTTTATGACTGGTTTGCCTTGGTCTACATGCGGCAAACCAGCCCAGAAGTCGCTGCGAAGTCTGAGGAAGATTAG
- the frr gene encoding ribosome recycling factor: protein MNADQIIEDATQRMEKAIDVLKNGLSGVRTGRATPGLVDSLRVEVYGSLQPIKQIASVSVPEPSQLLIRPYDTGAIKDIEKAIVASDLGMAPQSDGRVIRLNVPPLSTEVRKKLVSRIKELAEESRVSIRNIRRDANKAADTSEKDKTISEDIRDDIKTDVQDLTKKYEDQVNELAKEKEKDVMED, encoded by the coding sequence ATGAACGCGGATCAAATCATTGAAGACGCTACGCAGCGTATGGAAAAAGCGATCGACGTCCTGAAGAACGGCCTCAGTGGCGTTCGCACCGGTCGGGCCACACCCGGCTTGGTCGATTCGCTTCGTGTCGAAGTCTACGGATCGCTCCAACCGATCAAACAGATCGCTTCGGTAAGCGTGCCGGAACCCAGCCAGTTGTTGATCCGCCCTTACGACACCGGCGCCATCAAGGACATCGAAAAGGCGATCGTCGCCAGTGATCTTGGCATGGCCCCGCAAAGCGATGGTCGCGTGATTCGTTTGAACGTCCCGCCATTGTCGACGGAAGTGCGTAAGAAGCTGGTTTCGCGCATCAAAGAACTCGCGGAAGAATCGCGCGTTTCGATTCGCAATATCCGTCGCGATGCCAACAAAGCAGCTGATACGTCGGAAAAAGACAAAACGATCAGCGAAGATATCCGCGACGACATCAAGACCGACGTACAGGACTTGACTAAGAAGTACGAAGATCAGGTGAACGAACTCGCCAAGGAAAAAGAAAAGGACGTGATGGAAGACTAG
- the carA gene encoding glutamine-hydrolyzing carbamoyl-phosphate synthase small subunit: MSQPAKLALEDGTVFTGIAFGAIGEVSGEACFNTSMTGYQEILTDPSYRGQILTMTYPQIGNYGVNAEDMESAKVHMAGFIVREVSRVVSNFRSNGSLDEFLKKNNVVGMTDIDTRALVRRLRSSGSMKAVLSSVDLDDASLIEKAKNSAGLVGRDLVQEVLPAQQSMWEEDLSPWIKMGDKTRAMNARKDQDLHVVALDYGMKWNIPRHLRDMGCKVTVLPGTVSSEEVLSHDPDGIFLSNGPGDPEPLTGPIETIQGLLGKKPIFGICLGHQLLSLACGAKTFKLKFGHRGANQPVLDLGTEKVEITSQNHGFAVEEDSLPGCLEITHRNLNDNTIAGVKHKELSAFSVQYHPEASAGPHDSEYLFSRFREAMDQQKGAAV, from the coding sequence ATGTCGCAGCCAGCCAAACTCGCACTGGAAGATGGAACCGTTTTCACGGGAATCGCGTTTGGGGCCATTGGCGAAGTCAGTGGAGAAGCTTGCTTCAATACCTCCATGACTGGCTATCAGGAAATCCTGACCGATCCTAGCTATCGCGGTCAGATTTTGACGATGACGTATCCGCAAATCGGCAATTACGGTGTGAACGCCGAGGATATGGAAAGCGCCAAGGTTCATATGGCAGGCTTCATCGTGCGCGAAGTAAGCCGCGTGGTAAGCAACTTCCGTTCAAATGGCTCGCTCGACGAGTTTCTCAAGAAGAACAATGTGGTCGGCATGACCGACATCGATACCCGCGCACTTGTCCGACGCTTGCGAAGCAGTGGATCGATGAAAGCTGTTTTGTCCAGTGTCGACTTGGATGATGCTTCCTTAATCGAGAAGGCAAAGAACAGCGCCGGGCTAGTAGGTCGCGATTTGGTACAGGAAGTTCTGCCAGCACAGCAATCGATGTGGGAAGAAGACCTGAGCCCCTGGATCAAGATGGGGGACAAGACCCGTGCAATGAATGCCCGCAAAGATCAGGACCTGCATGTCGTCGCATTGGATTACGGCATGAAATGGAATATTCCCCGCCATCTGCGAGACATGGGCTGTAAGGTCACGGTCCTTCCAGGCACCGTTTCTTCCGAAGAAGTCCTCAGCCACGATCCCGACGGCATTTTTCTTTCCAATGGACCTGGCGATCCGGAACCACTGACCGGCCCGATCGAAACCATCCAAGGGCTGTTAGGTAAGAAGCCAATCTTCGGCATCTGCCTGGGCCATCAACTGCTGTCGCTCGCTTGCGGCGCGAAGACCTTCAAGCTGAAGTTCGGTCACCGTGGTGCTAACCAGCCGGTTCTCGATCTGGGAACGGAAAAGGTTGAGATTACCTCGCAGAACCATGGCTTCGCTGTCGAAGAGGATAGCCTGCCTGGCTGCCTAGAGATTACCCATCGCAATCTAAACGACAACACGATTGCTGGCGTTAAGCATAAAGAGCTATCAGCTTTCAGCGTTCAATATCATCCGGAAGCTTCGGCTGGTCCGCATGATAGCGAGTACCTCTTCTCGCGATTCCGAGAAGCCATGGACCAGCAGAAGGGCGCCGCCGTTTAA
- a CDS encoding peptidylprolyl isomerase, whose translation MTGKDATRRLPLGKSWVLAAAGFVVLIGGVVAWRQITGGPQNAEAQAPVQQRAAQQRPVQRPAAAAPAATPVEEVAAPATQKIQTVAVVNREPITRSSLADETLRRHGEEVLESLLNRHLIAMACQQQGIQITEGDIDVEINNIAKKFGLSVDRWLGLLKEERNVSPGQYRRDIIWPTLALRRLAASELEVTPEEIQVEMEKNYGPKVKVRMLSVNDRGLAEELRAKAAANPESFADLAKDYSQDINSAAARGLIPPIRKHIGNQEIEDTVFAMKAGEISPVLFVASQYLVFKCEEQLAADYDKIPAGSLEGIRNQLAEQVRESKMRDAAATIYEKLQANAQIVNVYNDPAKASQMPGVAATLNGQPVSLRELQEECINRHGVEVLDGEINRKILQQELTRRQLSVTEADLEAEIVRAADSLGFLTKEGKPDMEAWLKQVTEEQGVSVELYVRDAVWPTVALKKLVDQQVQVSEEDITKGFAANYGERAQVLAIVVDSQRRAQEVWEMARRNPTEKFFGELARQYSIEPVSKNNDGQVPPIRRHSGQPTLEEEAFKLKPGQISGIIQAGNQSIILYSLGLTKPVITNIEDVRDELVKELHEKKLRLAMADEFERLRDNAQIDNFLANTTQAGKAYEAAVRQQMQQQRK comes from the coding sequence ATGACTGGCAAGGATGCTACTCGCCGACTTCCCCTGGGTAAGTCCTGGGTTTTGGCCGCGGCGGGATTTGTTGTACTAATTGGCGGCGTCGTCGCCTGGCGACAGATCACTGGCGGTCCGCAGAACGCGGAAGCCCAAGCCCCCGTTCAACAGCGAGCGGCTCAACAACGACCTGTTCAACGTCCGGCCGCTGCGGCCCCTGCAGCTACTCCGGTCGAAGAAGTTGCCGCACCAGCAACGCAAAAGATTCAGACCGTCGCGGTCGTGAATCGTGAACCGATCACGCGTTCTTCCCTGGCCGATGAAACGCTTCGCCGCCATGGGGAAGAGGTTTTGGAAAGCCTGCTCAATCGTCACCTGATCGCGATGGCTTGCCAACAGCAAGGTATTCAGATCACCGAAGGTGACATCGACGTCGAAATCAACAACATCGCCAAGAAATTTGGTCTTTCGGTCGATCGCTGGTTGGGCCTCCTGAAGGAAGAACGAAACGTTTCTCCTGGTCAGTACCGCCGCGACATTATCTGGCCCACCTTGGCCCTGCGTCGTCTGGCTGCCAGCGAACTGGAAGTCACGCCGGAAGAGATCCAAGTCGAGATGGAAAAGAACTACGGGCCCAAGGTCAAAGTTCGCATGCTCTCGGTCAACGATCGCGGCCTGGCAGAAGAACTGCGAGCTAAAGCAGCTGCAAACCCAGAATCGTTTGCTGACCTTGCCAAAGACTACTCGCAAGACATCAACAGCGCGGCGGCCCGCGGTTTGATTCCGCCGATTCGTAAGCACATCGGTAACCAAGAAATTGAAGACACGGTTTTCGCGATGAAAGCAGGCGAAATCTCGCCAGTGCTATTCGTTGCCAGCCAGTACCTGGTCTTCAAGTGTGAAGAACAATTGGCAGCGGACTACGACAAGATTCCGGCCGGAAGCCTTGAGGGCATTCGCAATCAATTGGCCGAACAGGTCCGTGAATCGAAGATGCGTGATGCGGCTGCAACAATCTACGAAAAGCTGCAAGCCAACGCTCAGATCGTGAACGTCTACAACGATCCTGCAAAGGCCAGCCAAATGCCTGGCGTCGCTGCCACGCTTAACGGCCAGCCGGTCAGCCTGCGGGAGTTGCAAGAGGAATGCATCAACCGTCACGGCGTCGAGGTGCTAGATGGCGAAATCAATCGCAAGATTTTGCAGCAAGAGCTAACCCGTCGTCAGTTGTCGGTCACCGAAGCAGATCTCGAAGCCGAGATCGTCCGTGCTGCTGACTCGCTAGGCTTCCTGACCAAGGAAGGCAAGCCTGACATGGAAGCTTGGTTGAAGCAAGTTACCGAAGAGCAAGGCGTGTCGGTCGAACTCTATGTTCGCGATGCCGTCTGGCCAACCGTTGCTTTGAAAAAGTTGGTCGATCAACAGGTTCAAGTCAGCGAAGAAGACATCACCAAGGGTTTCGCTGCCAACTACGGCGAACGTGCTCAGGTTTTGGCCATCGTGGTTGATAGCCAACGTCGTGCTCAAGAAGTTTGGGAAATGGCCCGTCGCAACCCAACTGAGAAGTTCTTTGGTGAGCTGGCTCGTCAGTACTCGATCGAACCCGTCTCGAAAAACAACGACGGTCAGGTACCGCCCATTCGACGTCATAGCGGTCAGCCAACGCTGGAAGAAGAAGCTTTCAAGCTGAAACCGGGACAGATCTCGGGCATCATCCAAGCAGGTAACCAGTCGATCATCCTTTACAGCCTCGGACTCACCAAGCCGGTCATCACGAACATCGAAGACGTCCGTGATGAGTTGGTGAAAGAGCTGCATGAAAAGAAGTTGCGTTTGGCCATGGCTGACGAATTTGAACGATTGCGTGACAACGCCCAGATCGACAACTTTCTGGCCAACACCACGCAAGCTGGCAAAGCCTACGAAGCAGCTGTTCGCCAACAAATGCAACAGCAACGCAAATAA